A genomic segment from Stegostoma tigrinum isolate sSteTig4 chromosome 1, sSteTig4.hap1, whole genome shotgun sequence encodes:
- the LOC132210569 gene encoding basic proline-rich protein-like — protein SLPPPSLPPSLPPPSFPHPPSPPHPHQPPPTHHLQPPTLPPTPHPPQPPPHPPPSHPPTNPPTLPPPTPPPTNLHPPLPSFPSPPPPLPPLQPPPPTLHLPTTFPHPPPSSPPTTPPSPPSTPLPPPPTPPSTPPPSLPPSPLPPPPPPTNPPPPLPLPPSFPPPSLLPPPPSHPPPPPPPSHPPPPSPHPPHPSPPPSLPPPPSPSPPPTPHPPLPPPSTTLPHPPPPTPPPPPPPPSPLPPSPHPPSLLPPPTHPPPSFPPPPTSPPPSHQPPTHQPPTPPPPPPPPSPLPPPPPSPPPSLLPPSLPPPSLPPSPLPPSFPPPSLPPPFLPPSLLPSPLPPSLLPSPLPPFLPSPLPPFPPPPLPPSPPPPLLPPSLPPPSLLPPSLPPSLPPSPSLPPSLPPSPLPPSFPPPSLPPP, from the exons tccctccctcctccctcccttcccccctccctccctcctccctccttcccccaccctccctcccccccccacccccaccaacctccccccacccaccacctccaaccacccaccctcccaccaaccccccacccaccacaaccccccccccacccacccccctcccacccacccaccaacccccccaccctcccaccaccaacccccccacccaccaaccttcatccccccctcccctccttcccttccccccctcctcccctcccacccctccaaccccccccacccaccctccacctcccaacaaccttcccccacccacccccttcctcccctcctaccaccccaccctcccctccatccacccccctcccacccccccccacccccccttccacccctcccccctccctccctccctcccccctcccacctccccc cccacccaccaacccccctccccccctccccctccctccctccttcccccctccctccctccttcctcccccaccctcccacccccctccccccccacctccctcccacccccctcctccttccccccacccaccccatccttcccccccaccctccctcccacc ccctccatccccctcccccccacccaccccccacccacccctcccccctccctccaccaccctcccccaccctcccccacccaccccccctccccccccacctcccccctcccccctccctccttccccccaccctccctccctccttcccccacccacccacccacccccctccttcccaccccctcccacctcaccccccccctcccaccaaccccccacccaccaaccacccacccccccacccccacctcctcccccctccc ccctccctcccccccccccctccccccctccctccctcctccctccctccctccctcctccctccctccctccttcccccctccctccctccttcccccctccctccctccctccccccttcctccctccctccctccttccttcccccctccctccctccctccttccttcccccctccctcccttcctcccttcccccctccctcccttcccccctccccccctccccccctccccccctccccccctccttcccccctccctccctcctccctccctccttcccccctccctccctccctccctccctccttccccctccctccctccctccctccctccttcccccctccctccctccttcccccctccctccctccctccccct